The Macaca nemestrina isolate mMacNem1 chromosome 12, mMacNem.hap1, whole genome shotgun sequence genome contains a region encoding:
- the LOC105476261 gene encoding LOW QUALITY PROTEIN: putative uncharacterized protein MGC39545 (The sequence of the model RefSeq protein was modified relative to this genomic sequence to represent the inferred CDS: substituted 1 base at 1 genomic stop codon), protein MPSGGEGRDRQKGRRAGCDTPSTPSNTAPRAPEPGAHPTAARPATAPPPRSLLPPVCSKTIAPPASAAAASGSDTAGMRGLGKAQHSGEGHERGLGSSKMSACNNYQHGYLAEPDTSFWIKCRRWLLADAGRHTQRPSWTFXAAHSPLLEAEAGRPSDVSQPQLSSDLKPKVRRPAGELFSPKDAGWELDPAEKSE, encoded by the exons ATGCCTAGCGGCGGGGAGGGAAGGGATAGGCAAAAGGGAAGAAGAGCGGGCTGTGATACCCCCTCGACGCCGTCAAACACTGCTCCCCGCGCTCCAGAGCCGGGGGCCCACCCGACGGCAGCGCGCCCCGCCACCGCGCCGCCGCCCCGGTCCCTTCTCCCGCCCGTCTGTAGTAAAACAATCGCTCCCCCGGCGTCTGCGGCCGCTGCCAGCGGTTCTGACACTGCAGGAATGCGCGGACTGGGGAAGGCTCAGCACTCTGGGGAGGGGCACGAGCGGGGTCTGGG AAGCTCCAAGATGAGCGCGTGCAATAACTATCAACATGGATACCTCGCAGAGCCTGACACTAGCTTCTGGATAAAATGCAGGCGATGGCTGCTGGCAGATGCCGGCAGACACACTCAAAGGCCCTCTTGGACTTTCTGAGCTGCCCATTCTCCtctactggaggctgaggcgggcaggccCAGCGACGTCTCCCAGCCCCAACTGAGTTCCGACCTCAAGCCAAAAGTGAGGAGGCCGGCAGGAGAGCTTTTCTCGCCCAAAGATGCGGGGTGGGAGCTGGATCCAGCTGAAAAATCTGAGTGA